The nucleotide sequence GAAAAGTCcttatatgttttttgtttttgctagatTAAAGTTTGTTAACGTGAACATCTTCAGGTTCTACTGATATATAGCTTGTACAAGAAATCCAAAAAGAGTCATGTGATATCTATAACATGGGAACCAGTCTTGAATTTTGGGCTGGTATTAGGGCAGTGTTTTTAACTATGGGTCTGACAAGCCACTCTTCTCTGCCTGTCGTGTAAGTTCCCACCTTATTTCCATGCCTTCCATATACATGAGACCTCAGAAAGGCAAGTGGAATATGACACCTACAACCTAAACATGAACGTGTTCAATCATTGTTGCATTTGTCCTCTCCAGTGTAGCCCCTGGCCTGACCTGCTGTCAGAAATAATCCCATGGGAGAATGGGACTTTTGTGGCCTGGAAAGGCATAACACCTATAAACTTGAGGGGGATTTCTGTTGTGGTtcaatgtgcacacacacacacacacacacacacacacacacacacacacaatgcatttaaaacatccTCCTCCCAGTATCCCAGGAACtctagtttacctctcacagaactacaactcccagcacccttaacaaattacagttccaagGACTCTTTTGGggacaaatgtgctttaaatgcgtgTTGTGGTCACAGCTTCAGATTGATTTCCCTATTGCTTGTAACTGTTTAAAGAGCAGGAGGAACAAAGAAAGCATTTTCTATTTGAGCAAGGATGTCATGTAGTATAACCTGAACTCTCGTGACTCTTCTTGCAGTGTCCTCTGTCCTACTGAAGAGCCAGCTGGTTTGCACAGATGCATTTGCACGTGCTGCTGATGCCCACTGCCCTTCAGGTGAGACACTTTGCTGGGAGAGGAGAACAGATTGGGAGGAAATTAGAAGTGGGCTCATGGTGGCCAGAAGGGCAAGAACTGAACTCCCTCTCTGGGTAGACGCAAAACACATTTCCACAAATCTCTGCTTCCTTTGTGTAGTCAGTATAAAATATAAGCTCAGAGCTGGAGGCAGCTGGTTGGGTTGCTTAGCTGGATCATTAGCACAGCATGCACTTGCATCTTTACTCGCTGgtagaaggacaacaaggagggacccagtctaacttctctagggagggatttccaaagtttgggagcagccaccgagaaggccctctcctgtgaATTGGACCCGGCAACAGACCAGTGGAGCTATTGTAACAAGGGAGGTGTATGCTCCCTCCATCCCATGGCGATCCAACGCTCTGCTGCCTGTCTCTCTAACTTTTCTTTTCCACTCTCAGGTCACAAGGCCACTGGATGTGCCTGTGGAATGGCTTGTGGTTCCTGGGATATTCGTGATGATACTGTCTGCCACTGCCAGTGTGCCAACATTGACTGGACTTCTGCCCGGTGCTGCAAAGTGGCCATTGTCAGCTGATGGCTCCTTGGTTGCCTGTTGGCTGCAGCTTCTATGCTCAATAAACCTGCATCTATAATTTTCTGAATAGTCTCGTGTGTTTTTTTGACTTAAGAAAATTATACAGACAGCAAAACGAAGAAGCCTAAATTAGCATTTCCTTCTACCGATAAGAAATAATAACtattacaataatgaaaatactaaaaatacatttacttccccttttgaacttctattctggttacaatatattactattctataagaatctattatatcctttgctgtcccatatattattttatttcccaaattcaacctaaccctcccctcctccccactgcttcccttcacctgtgtgagatcttcccatcataatatttttttttctagtTGCTTTAATAAAATAGAATAACATGAAAACTGTTAAATTATAATTACTTCTTTTGTCCTTACACGCATATTAAGAGTTCTGATGAATCTTTTCCTTGTAAGTATCTGGAGTGGCAGCTGTCTGGAGATGAGAAACTGAGTTAGACCAAACAATACACTGAGCTCAGAACTGTCTACGCTACTTGGCAGTGGCTGCCCAAGGATTCAGGCAGAGGTCAATGCTGTTACTCCAAACGGCTTCACCCTCTACTGAGAGAATATGTAGGAGGTCCTTGGCAGATTGGGGTTGGGCTGCAGTGCTTCCTGGGTTTCCCAGTGCTTGGGCTGCTGCCagttactgggagggagagggtgggGCAGTGTGGCCACAGCCGTGATGGAACCAATCAGGTTTTCCCCGCTGCTGCATGTGCACCATGCCTACTTCTCCAGCACCTCGCCATCCCCCCTGTTGGTAACCAACAGCGACTTGAGCATTGGGAGGCCAGTGCAGTGcagacccacctcgcagggcccTGCCTACTGCCACTGGCAAAATATTTGTTCCCTATCCAAAGGTCTCCAACTGCAGCACAACTTGGGACACACATGTCAAGCCTCACAGTAGTAATGAGGCAGATCTTTATACACACATATTGTATGTTGAGATGGGATAGATGTCATCCtgtaacacaggggtcagcaacctttttcagccgtgggccggtccaccatccctcagaccatgtggtgggccggactatattttttggggggaaatgaacgaattcctgtgccccacatataacccagagatgcatttcaaataaaagcacacattctattcatgtaaagacaccaggcaggccccacaaataagccagggatgcatttgaaataaaaggacacattctactcatgtaaaaacacgctgattcccagactgtccgcaggccagattgagaaggcgattgggtcgcatccggcccgcgggccttaggttgcctacccctgctgtaacAAATCTGGGATGTACTGCCTATAGAGGGTTTAAAGGGTGGCCTGGTATTGATTCTCATATCCCAACGGCTTTTTCTAAgtgctaaagaaaaagaaaaatgcatccATATCCTGTCCAGAATTATAATGAACTGCTGCTCATCTTGAGACTGGGAACACAAGAGCTGATTTATGCTTCTGTCAGCCCAGATATGTGGAAGCGAGTTCTTCAGATTATCAGACTGATCACTTCAGAAATAAATTGAGAACATGTTCTGTCCTGGCAAAGAAGGCATGCCGTCACCCATTTCTACACAATACTTAGAGCCTTCTTTGCACATTATGATGAATGTGcgtaaggaggggggggggggaggaagggtggtgCCCACTTTCCTTGTTCTTCCTATCATGCCCCTTTAtcgaatttgccatagctcaccatcaccatctaatATCACATTtgcataatgcactttacaacacacttaaaatgtttcatttgcagctgtatagctgagtcccatatGTTTTATGGTATATGTCAggcatagccaacatggtgcctccagatggactacaacttccatctctCCCAAGTATTGGCCATGGCTCACAGCATCTGAAGGGTACCATGTTGGTTACCCCATGGTGGTGGGTTTTTCCTAGAAATTATGCTGGACATGCATAGGAAGACAAAGAGAGGTCAGCAGCCACAATCCCACTTATTGTAATGTATGAAGAAGACTTGGGTGACAGACTAATGGGGTAGAATTCTGGACTGTACTACTTCACTGTACCTGGGGAAAGGTGTGTGTTACATTTACGTTGATTTCCAAACTGAaaggctccctgcctgaaattcCCCAATGCCTCAAGGATAGGGCTTTGCTAAATCTTTTTTCCTGATGTGCTACTTTTCTGTGGTAAAGGAGCTATGATCATTCTAAAATATATCCATCCCAGGCTGCAACCTGGAACGAGACGCTACAGAAGCCTTTCCTCACATTGATATTTATTGCAAATGTTACAGAGATAAAAGACAGCTATACATCCAGCTGGGAAAGAGGTGTCTTCCGTTGTTTCCAGTGGGCACCTATTGCATTCCAACAACAATGACATTCCACGGAACAGGGGAACAGAAAAAGCAGCTTTCCAATCATTTGCATGAACCAGAAGCCATGTCTTGTGACACACACTTAATTGAACCCTCCTTCCAACTTTGACAgccactttttttttggggggggggaattaagaacGAGGCGGGTGAGTTCCCAAATCAACTTCCAAAATGCTgcattgttggtttttaaaaaacaaacaaaacaaaacccttgagAGGATATATGAAGGAATACCATGAAGCAGATGCATATTGAATACTATATAAAATGGCTCTCAGAGATGGACGAAAATGTTACACAGGCTGTAAGGGGAAACAGTCTGCCTTTCTCTTGCAGTTTGGCAGTGTTAATCTGACATGTTTTTCATATAAGTACCTTTGGAGAGAAATGAATTACCATTCTGAGCAATTGCAGTCCATGGCACCTTCCCGACACTTGCCAGACTAAGAGCTGCAATTGCATGAAAGTGACTCTCCATTAGTAGTGAGCTTTACTCCCTTCCCAGTGCCCCTGCTTCACATTCCAGGCTGTAGCAGCTACTGGGGGACCTCAGCACCTGAGAGTAATTGTCCTCTGAATTGAGTAATTTTTCCCCTGCAGTTGCAAAGCAACTGGGTCAACAAGTTTTACAACAGCACAACTCTTATGTACTCTAAGAGCTGATGACTCcatggggacaagaacttgttgaactaacaattggaaatggaatacaagaaggggaggcgtggggaagtcgtggaaataggttattgaaaataaggattgtaaacgttgagtgtttttaattctttttttcttttttcttttttctggattttcttgaaaatttcaataaatatcttttttttaaaaaaagagctgaTGACTCCATATCCTTTTTATTTCTGAAACATCTTTTTTTTATGCTAGTCAAGTTTTACATTTGCATGTGAACATGTACAAAGCAATCCACTTTGAATTATTCATCTTCACACTTGCCATGCCTTTCATATTCTCTCATTACAACACAGAATCTTAATAAGCAACAAATAACAACTAAATTAGCTTTCAAACAGCAACACAAACTGAAAGACGAAGCCTAAACCAAATGTATATTAGTGGAATTCAAGAAGGAAGATCAAATGTGTATATGTTTTGAAAAACCGAATGCTCGTTTTCCCGTTTCTACTTCTGATTTTGATAAGTCAATGCAGTGTGCCTTCCATAACCTTGATAGCAGATATTGCTagctcaaaaatatttttttcatgtttttcttCATCTTCAAGATTTGGATTATTAGTATCAAGTATCTGTTGCCTTGTGCATCTACTCAAAAGagataaaagggggaaagccatagctcagtggtagaacatctcctttgcatgcagaagctcccagagtCGGTTCCTGCCATCTCCTggaaggactgggaatgtccctgtctgaaaccctggagatttcCTGTTAGTGTATATGGACCAATGTTTtgactcaatataaagcagctatcctatgttcctaaaagtaagccctattgaattcaattgtGCTTACACCTTGGAACCAGGGCATAGGACTGTTAAGtgtaattgtttaattgtacattgaaatggaCAAAAATATGTTTATATGCTCTGTATGTGTATTACTAAAGTGGCATGGAAAATTCCATTGAGCTAAACTAAAGAGCTCTCTGAGCATCCAGTGGATTGATAATTAACTTAGGATGTATCTCTGCTAGCTGTCATgtggtgtttaaccttagatcacatgagtaAGGTATGCAATTGCAAATCACTATTATGAGGGAGCTTTTGTTCTCAAGCCACTGAAGACAAAGGCGGCCAAATGTGCCTCTTCTGAAAAAAGCTCAAGGCTATAATTAAGGTTATGATTTCAGGTCTGTTTGGAGTTATTTCATATTTGTAAGAAGCTGAACCTGTGCTTGGATAAGCATATGATTTTATGCAACTATTTGGATATCTCattctttgtttctgttttgttttggttttttttaaaatattttttattgagtttcttttcttaggttcataaacACAATATAACTTttagaaaatacaagaaacaaatacagaaagagaataataaaaggaaaaaaaagttatttctgtccaactttcaatattccaaatggacttcccctcatcctccagactctgcgtactttgcaataaaagtttcagcaatttgttaccttgtttcttaacttactgtatctttcaattattatgtttccaaatacataatctcatatcccaaactttgtacctttaaaattaacataataaagttgattcatattaccacctcttttttctcgtcttaattttcagttttcctaatcaagttgctaaagcagaAATTTCttaatcgtgcatatttcttaacattcatacaacttataatgtttttgcaaatagtccttaaattttttccagtcctcttccattgtttcctctcccagatctcggattctgccagtcatttcagccagttccatatagtccatcaactgcgtctgccactcctccaacgtgggtagatcttgagtcttccagtgctttgcaagaagaattcttgctgctgtggttcattctttgtttctgttttggaaCAAGTTCTGTTGTTAAAGCTTTGAAACCGTATTTTGGGTCTGGACAGTTTTTATGCTGAGGAGTAAGTTTTTATTCAACCTATTGCTTcaagctgtgcaatattaatatctacaATAAGGACCGCAGTCTCAGTTTCACTTTAGATTTGAATTTATTCTTTTTACAGCAAAgataaatattcatttatttaaaattcatgtcTAAGGCTTTAGGACTGtcagaaaggagaaaaccacaacTCCTTGGAAGAAGTTAATTTCCCTATTCTGCTTTTAAGACCCTTGTTCTAAATCCAGAGGTGGACATTCACACACATTGCATCAACATTCCTTGACTAATTTTGCTCATTAGCTTCCTTGGTCATTGTGGTTACAATGACAAAAAGTATGTCTGTTATGGGCAAATAGATTCACAACTCTTACACAAAGCCCAGAAGCACGACCTATGAGGGTGGACCATGTTCCGGTATATCAAAACTCTAAAGCTGAAGGCTGAACTGGCAACTCTGCCCTTTAACTAATGTGCAGATGTAAGTTAATAAAACTTCCACGAGTCAGCTTAAGTCATCACCCATGAACATCCATCTGGGAGATCTTGGTACAAGACAGTTTTCCTTCAGATCATCTTAATTCTCTGACACTAAAAACCAGCTGTGCCCAAACAAGAGAATAGCTCAGCTTAAGATGGGTGTGGTGAGAAGATatggatgcagcaatctcagcatcCAGACGGTGACTAGACATGCCTGCAATGACATTGTTTCACAATAATTATTTGGGAATGCATCAAGGTGCTGACTACAAACAGTGCTCATgtcattagattttaaccctggAATTTAGGGTTCTGCCCATTTAAGGAGTCGACTTATTCATCCATCTAGCACCACTTTTTAGTCCTAGGCCAATGACCTTCTCTCTTTTTGTCCTATTCCTTCATCCCTAGGATGCATTAGGAGATCAGTAAGAGCTGCTCTTCGTCTGTAAATAAGGCCCTGCTTTTGTCCAGTAGGGCCCTAGGATGCCTGGGATGTGAGATCAGGCCTCCCTGTGAACAAAATGGTCCCAGGAGATTCATTATCTCCCAAGCACTCAACCGTCTCTTTCCATTCACTGGCTGACGTGTGCAGCAACGTAAGCCGAGAGCAGGGACATCAGTCTATCTTATTACACAATAAGACTTGGTAATTGTGTCTCTCGGCTTCCTTGAATTAGGATGAGTTAGCTCTTCTCAACTCTTACCTCTTATTAGGTTGAAATTAAACAGCCTTATTTATAAAAGCCACCTCACAGGCACAGAGAATGTCAAAAGGATTCCACTGTCTCCAAGCCCAGGCAGAAAACCCAGGAATTATTTCTAAGGCACTGATTTTCTGTCTTGCTATGGGGCTGAAGGAAGGAAAGTGCCAAGATGCCTCTGTCTTGCTATGGGGCTGAAGGAAGGAAAGTGCCAAGATGCCTCAGGGGACAGTGTCTAGGGTGACTGAAGCAAGGAAGTTAGCAATATCTCCTGTGATGTTGTAGGATATGTGCCATTTTATGGGATCATCCATAAGCTATGCCATATATTGAAGAGCTAGGAGGAAACAGCAAAACTGTGACAAATGAAGGATTTTGTCAAAACAATTCAAAGAGGCATAAAGGGGGTGTTAAATAAAAGGCTTTAGTAAGTGTGACATATTTTATGGATGGTCCATTTTacaagaagcagaagcagttAGAGTCAAGATGTGACAAGAATTAGACATAGGAGTAATCTATGGCACCTCTAGCCGCCCTTTTAAGTGTGCATTCacgatgatttgtgctcatggcgGTATCAGGGCAGTTATACACAATcccgctttcaatactgtttgtaccTGCAAGTTTCAAGGGtggacatactgcttcatttccaacaaATGTGTGTTCTGTAGCTTCCTACTGAAATTCTGTACCTTTTAATATTACCAGTGTTGCAGTTTAATTTTGCCTCACTTTTGCTGTGCAAGAGTgcctatttattcatttattaattaaTGCATTTATATACAATATGGAtattcctccaaggagatcaaggtggcaAATGTGgctctcctccctctccatttGATTCTCAGAACAATCcagtgaggttggttaggctgagagattgtgagtagccgaaggtcacccagcaagcttcatggccagtggggatttgaacccccacTAAGGGGGTTCTTCCAggtccaacaccctaaccactacaccacactggctctaatttCAGAATTAGAAAtccagaacaactaataaagtggactgatgatgtaccgtattttttgctctataagacgcaccagaccacaagacacacctagtttttggaggcggaaaacaagaaaaaaaaatattctgaatctcagaagccagaacagcaagagggatcgctgcgcagtgaaagcagcaatccctctcgctgttccggcttctgggatagctgcgcagcccgcattcgctccataagacacacacacatttccccttacattttaggagggaaaaagtgagtcttatagagcaaaaatacagTATGTACGGTCCAATATAAGTCTACCAGTAATGCATTATTACtgtgtcaatgacatgttgcagaatacacccacaaaaaagaaaaaaaagaaacccagtCAATGACATCACTACGAAGTATCTTTATTCTCCCACATAACAATGTGAGTTTTCAGGATGAGTATGACAAATTGAACCACCACACTATGCCTCATTGTTAGAAAGCAACTTACTAACTTTTTAAAGCCGCTTTTTGACTTAAACTTATACCAAGAATGTCGGGATAACCCCTAGAAAAGGAAACAgctctttttcaaaaacaagctctatgcttgtttgtttgttctttacaATCTCTGGAAGCCCTTCCtcccttttaatattttttttttaaaataaactgtgGCAAAGTTAGGCAATCTGGGACTTCATAGTTTTATATGAGGGCCCTTCTATAGATGGCAATGTGTATTACTTCATGTACTTCAAAATGTGTAAGTTGGTCTTGCCTAATTTGGGGGCTTTCCTTCCCAATCTGCTGAGTGAGGCCCTGAACTTCTGTCCTGATGGCACCACTGACTGTGCAGGCCAAACAGCATGTGATTCTGAGGGCTGCCTCAGCCAACCTCTGTGGAAATGCCCTCTCTTCAGTATCAGAGTTTGAAGGACTCCCCCTCACCACTGCCCTCCAGAGAATATATTTTTATGGCAGGAATTCATGGTTCCGGGCTCTTGTAGAAAAATATAGCATAGTCAGAGATAGATATCGAAGCTGGCAAGAgatttataacaaacaaacaaaaatatttatcTGGCAGAGTGGTTTTCAGTCACTCCAGTGATGCAGAGAGGACACAATAATTTGCCTTTTGTGGGTTACAAAGGCTCCTTGTGAGTTTATCTTTAGATGAATTCAATCAAGCCTCTCCAAAGAGACGGTCATGCCAGGTGATGTGCTTGCTAACCCACCTGGTGTTTGGCTGCTGATTTTCTAATCATCCAATTTGCCAGCTTGGTAATGTGTTTATTGCTGATTAGTTCTGACTCAGATGTCTGCTGTTCTCTTTGGGGGAGAGTCTGTGTTCTTGAGAATGATCCTGCTGACTTTACATCATGTTGCAAACAACTTTACAAAATGGTCTGTGAGGGAGCTCTGTACTACACCTCTGGATCAGAGATAGGGCCAAGTCATAGTGGTGTGTTCTGAATATGAGTTGAATGCATACTAATAGCATTCAGCTGGTTGAAGTGACTGTGATCACTCATGCCCTCCTTGCAACTCAACA is from Podarcis muralis chromosome 2, rPodMur119.hap1.1, whole genome shotgun sequence and encodes:
- the LOC114592728 gene encoding resistin-like, which produces MMKLIVFVLLAVLIPAKYASDQQSCGYPCIPESQINQKIQEAVDSKVSSVLLKSQLVCTDAFARAADAHCPSGHKATGCACGMACGSWDIRDDTVCHCQCANIDWTSARCCKVAIVS